From the Accumulibacter sp. genome, one window contains:
- a CDS encoding patatin-like phospholipase family protein, whose protein sequence is MTRYGFVASGGGYRSFFSEGVLVWMRKQGVPLVHIASTSSGNNIVVDYLLWDWEKEELPPVLTRTVRLGIGDIFHILGNFLGLRPQLLPTGTHLFTVDKASCRKSLLLDDPQRRDLLARHLATLRWDIRATNLSRRQGHVFRINEILASVDDASLDRFMDAFLAGITTIPYFRARSIDGDYFIEGGYLDNSPLRTLFEDDEVDEIIAIDFTDYDYHRELDKLYQSSAFSLPFNSIDTHLLVSDMQLTLPNTRVFAQAKLINGMLAAMGRQSAEIDGRRYCAKPLHVLRPKDLESMTISLKDSSAQKRYFELGQEAAADLFAGL, encoded by the coding sequence ATGACCAGATACGGCTTCGTCGCCTCGGGCGGCGGCTATCGGAGCTTCTTCAGCGAGGGCGTGCTGGTCTGGATGAGGAAACAGGGTGTGCCGCTGGTACACATCGCCTCGACCAGCTCGGGCAACAACATCGTCGTCGACTACCTGCTCTGGGACTGGGAGAAAGAGGAACTGCCACCAGTACTGACGCGCACCGTCAGGCTGGGCATCGGCGACATCTTCCACATCCTCGGCAACTTCCTCGGCCTGCGGCCGCAGTTGCTGCCGACGGGCACGCATCTGTTCACCGTCGACAAAGCCAGTTGCCGCAAATCGCTGCTGCTCGACGACCCGCAGCGCCGCGACCTGCTGGCCCGCCATCTCGCGACCCTGCGCTGGGACATCCGCGCCACCAATCTGAGCCGGCGGCAGGGCCACGTCTTCCGGATCAACGAGATCCTCGCCAGCGTCGACGATGCCAGCCTCGACCGCTTCATGGACGCCTTCCTCGCCGGCATCACGACGATCCCCTACTTCCGTGCCCGCAGCATCGATGGCGACTACTTCATCGAAGGCGGCTATCTCGACAACAGCCCGCTGCGCACGCTTTTCGAGGATGATGAGGTCGACGAGATCATTGCCATCGACTTCACCGATTACGACTATCACCGCGAACTCGACAAGCTCTACCAGTCGAGCGCCTTCAGCCTGCCGTTCAACAGCATCGACACGCACCTGCTGGTCAGCGACATGCAGCTGACCCTGCCCAACACCCGCGTCTTCGCGCAGGCGAAGCTGATCAACGGCATGCTCGCGGCCATGGGCCGACAGAGTGCCGAGATCGACGGCCGGCGCTACTGCGCCAAGCCACTGCACGTCCTGCGGCCGAAGGACCTCGAGAGCATGACGATCTCGCTGAAGGACAGCAGCGCCCAGAAGCGCTATTTCGAGCTCGGCCAGGAGGCAGCGGCGGACTTGTTCGCCGGCCTGTGA
- a CDS encoding HIT family protein, whose product MDELQVLAGFRSKFRVDELLVAHNEAWSWSVRPGQVTLGAGILSLNRHAARFAEVTAAEMAALAEIVGSLEHALRSAFDYQAINYLMLMMVDHHVHFHVIPRYEGQRSFAGVAWVDRGWPAVPVLAEVQHADRSELPDLLRQHLLAALPPADR is encoded by the coding sequence ATGGACGAACTGCAGGTGCTTGCCGGTTTTCGCAGCAAGTTCCGTGTCGATGAACTGCTGGTGGCGCACAATGAGGCGTGGTCGTGGTCGGTGCGGCCGGGGCAGGTGACGCTCGGTGCCGGCATCCTGTCCCTGAACCGGCACGCGGCGCGCTTCGCGGAGGTGACGGCGGCAGAGATGGCGGCCCTGGCCGAAATCGTCGGTTCACTGGAGCACGCCCTGCGCTCTGCCTTCGACTATCAGGCGATCAACTATCTGATGCTGATGATGGTCGACCATCACGTGCACTTCCACGTCATTCCACGTTACGAAGGGCAGCGCAGCTTTGCCGGTGTGGCGTGGGTGGACCGGGGCTGGCCGGCAGTTCCCGTCCTCGCCGAGGTGCAGCACGCCGATCGCTCGGAGTTGCCGGATCTGCTGCGGCAGCACCTGCTGGCTGCCCTGCCGCCAGCTGACCGCTAG
- a CDS encoding TIGR03013 family XrtA/PEP-CTERM system glycosyltransferase, whose protein sequence is MIKVFNHWFHRKTVAQVAVDLMFPVVCVVLAAVWLGGGANLELDRIVFYAIIFALTMIVLNSWLGMYQRVHSRTLAETRARAVLSLYLAIPLAYVVFSLLAISDVDRGFMLLSGLAALFATLVRRVHGAHSLPGSLLRHRVLVFGAGEEAENVGRVLAKSDPDIQIVGFYPSSNDSEVVVPAQVVLSQAMSLSDTAHSLKVDEIIVAVRERRGGALPLRELLDCKLSGVKVLDLASYFERALGQLRLDSLRVGWMIFGDGFRQTWRRTFFKRAFDILVALVLLLLALPVMLVTAILIVLEDGLPVFYRQARVGLDGRLFDVIKFRSMRNDAESDGKPRWAATDDDRVTRVGRIIRKLRIDELPQLYNVLAGDMSMVGPRPERPFFVDQLTRDIPFYAVRHSVKPGLTGWAQVSYQYGATIEDSVQKLQYDLYYVKNHTLFLDIVILFHTVGVVLTGKGAR, encoded by the coding sequence GTGATCAAGGTGTTCAATCATTGGTTTCACCGGAAGACTGTCGCCCAGGTTGCCGTCGACCTGATGTTCCCCGTTGTTTGTGTGGTTCTCGCCGCCGTCTGGCTTGGCGGCGGGGCGAACCTGGAACTCGACAGGATCGTCTTCTACGCGATCATCTTCGCCCTGACGATGATCGTCCTGAATTCCTGGCTGGGCATGTACCAGCGCGTACACAGCCGGACGCTGGCGGAGACCCGTGCCCGCGCCGTGCTTTCGCTCTATCTGGCGATTCCGCTGGCGTACGTGGTCTTTTCGTTGCTGGCGATCTCCGATGTGGACCGTGGTTTCATGCTTCTCTCCGGACTGGCGGCGCTGTTTGCGACCCTCGTACGACGTGTCCACGGTGCACACAGCCTGCCCGGGTCGTTGCTGCGCCACCGTGTGCTGGTCTTTGGTGCGGGCGAAGAAGCCGAGAACGTCGGTCGCGTGCTTGCCAAATCGGATCCCGACATCCAGATCGTCGGCTTCTATCCCAGCTCGAACGATTCCGAGGTGGTCGTTCCGGCACAGGTCGTCCTCTCGCAGGCGATGTCGCTTTCGGATACGGCGCACTCGCTGAAGGTTGACGAAATCATCGTTGCCGTTCGCGAACGCCGCGGGGGTGCGCTTCCGTTGCGCGAACTCCTCGACTGCAAGCTGTCCGGGGTCAAGGTGCTCGATCTCGCCAGCTACTTCGAGCGTGCGCTTGGGCAACTGCGCCTCGATTCCCTGCGCGTCGGCTGGATGATCTTCGGTGACGGTTTCAGGCAGACCTGGCGGCGGACGTTCTTCAAGCGTGCCTTCGACATCCTGGTTGCGCTGGTCTTGCTGTTGCTGGCGCTGCCGGTGATGCTCGTGACGGCGATCCTGATCGTCCTCGAGGACGGCCTGCCGGTGTTCTATCGGCAGGCACGGGTCGGTCTCGACGGCCGCCTGTTCGATGTGATCAAGTTCCGCAGCATGCGCAACGATGCCGAGAGTGACGGCAAGCCGCGCTGGGCAGCCACCGACGACGATCGGGTGACGCGCGTCGGCCGCATCATCCGCAAGCTGCGCATCGACGAGTTGCCACAGCTCTACAATGTGCTGGCCGGTGACATGAGCATGGTCGGACCGCGCCCCGAACGGCCCTTCTTCGTCGACCAGCTGACGCGCGACATCCCGTTCTATGCCGTGCGCCACAGCGTCAAGCCGGGTCTCACCGGCTGGGCACAGGTCAGCTACCAGTATGGCGCGACGATCGAGGATTCCGTCCAGAAGCTGCAATACGATCTGTACTACGTCAAGAATCACACTCTGTTCCTTGATATAGTGATCCTTTTTCATACCGTCGGAGTGGTCCTGACCGGCAAGGGTGCCCGCTGA
- the prsK gene encoding XrtA/PEP-CTERM system histidine kinase PrsK gives MDSKMAMISAWSYGLAGVLAALLTLYLASGRRGSSRSGAMFLAVALCTLWGMLGLAFALTGQGIFLAGNLLADVLRFGGWYLFLIILMRPESPVEGAPATAGSGWLSAIAVLLVSCGFVAQAMAVFGVDLVGSSARLALFASLAMCVFGLVLVERLFRNVSPDFRWSIKPLCLGLGGVFLFDLYVYSDALLFNRIDADAFSIRGFAHALALPLVALSAIRSHDWKRRLVMSQRAALQSATLLIVGTYLLFMAAAGYYVRFFGGEWGRALQLALLFAALLVLAVLTFSGSMRARLRVQVGKHFFSYRYDYREEWLRFTATLSAQGGFAGLGRHVVRGLADMVESPSGALWLKDPSGRFFAQAAFWNMPASAATEDADSPLCRFLLDSGWVINLEEYRSLPRRYDGLVVPSWLVEVPNAWLVVPLTTGSELIAFVVLATARTRIDVNWEVNDLLKTAARQAGAFLGQMQASEALLEVRKFDSFNRMSAFVVHDLKNIIAQLSLMLKNAERHRDNPEFQKDMLMTVEHSVERMRQLMMQLRQGTTPLDGPRGIDLADVLRRIQTAKAGQGREVELTIEEKLLARGHEDRIERVIGHLVQNALDATESGGRVWVRMARQGTQARVEVGDTGHGMSPEFVRERLFKPFQTTKPTGMGIGAYESFQYVHELGGRVSVDSAVDVGTQVDLLLPLFEAGKALKSDELSGKQE, from the coding sequence ATGGACAGCAAGATGGCGATGATCTCGGCGTGGAGCTATGGCTTGGCGGGCGTGCTGGCGGCGCTGCTGACGCTCTACCTGGCGTCGGGTCGGCGAGGCAGCAGTCGCAGCGGCGCGATGTTTCTGGCCGTCGCTCTGTGCACGCTCTGGGGCATGTTGGGACTGGCCTTCGCGCTCACCGGCCAGGGGATCTTTCTCGCCGGCAACCTGTTGGCCGACGTGCTGCGCTTTGGTGGCTGGTATCTCTTCCTGATCATCCTCATGCGTCCGGAGTCGCCCGTCGAAGGGGCGCCGGCGACGGCGGGCAGCGGCTGGCTGAGCGCCATTGCCGTGCTGCTGGTCTCCTGCGGTTTCGTCGCGCAGGCGATGGCCGTCTTCGGTGTCGACCTCGTGGGCTCGTCGGCGAGGCTGGCGCTGTTTGCCTCGTTGGCGATGTGCGTCTTCGGGCTGGTCCTGGTCGAACGCCTCTTCCGCAACGTGTCGCCGGATTTCCGCTGGAGCATCAAGCCGTTGTGTCTTGGGCTGGGTGGCGTGTTCCTGTTCGACCTCTACGTCTATTCCGACGCCCTGCTGTTCAACCGCATCGATGCCGATGCCTTCAGCATCCGCGGTTTTGCCCATGCGCTCGCCCTGCCGCTGGTGGCACTGTCGGCAATCCGCAGTCATGACTGGAAGCGGCGACTGGTGATGTCGCAACGTGCGGCCCTGCAGTCGGCGACCTTGCTGATCGTCGGCACTTACCTGCTGTTCATGGCCGCCGCTGGCTACTACGTGCGCTTCTTCGGCGGCGAGTGGGGGCGGGCGCTGCAACTGGCCCTGCTTTTCGCTGCGCTGCTGGTGCTGGCGGTGCTGACCTTCTCCGGCTCGATGCGGGCTCGTCTAAGGGTGCAGGTCGGCAAGCATTTCTTCAGCTACCGCTACGATTACCGCGAGGAGTGGTTGCGTTTCACCGCGACGTTGTCTGCTCAGGGCGGCTTTGCGGGTCTGGGCCGGCACGTGGTTCGTGGCTTGGCCGACATGGTGGAGAGCCCGAGCGGTGCGCTCTGGCTCAAGGATCCCTCTGGCCGCTTCTTTGCCCAGGCGGCGTTCTGGAACATGCCTGCCTCGGCGGCCACCGAGGATGCCGACAGCCCGCTCTGCCGCTTTCTGCTCGACAGCGGTTGGGTGATCAACCTCGAGGAGTATCGCTCGCTACCGCGCCGCTACGACGGGCTGGTGGTCCCATCGTGGCTGGTCGAGGTACCGAACGCCTGGTTGGTGGTGCCGTTGACCACCGGCAGCGAGTTGATCGCCTTCGTCGTGCTGGCGACGGCACGCACGCGCATCGACGTCAATTGGGAGGTGAACGACCTCCTGAAGACGGCGGCCAGGCAGGCTGGCGCCTTCCTCGGTCAGATGCAGGCGAGCGAAGCGCTTCTCGAGGTACGCAAGTTCGATTCCTTCAACCGGATGTCGGCTTTCGTCGTCCATGATCTGAAGAACATCATCGCCCAGCTCTCGCTGATGCTGAAGAACGCCGAACGTCACCGTGACAATCCGGAGTTCCAGAAAGACATGCTGATGACCGTCGAGCACTCCGTCGAGCGCATGCGGCAGCTGATGATGCAGTTGCGGCAGGGAACGACGCCACTCGACGGGCCGCGTGGCATCGATCTGGCGGATGTCCTGCGCCGCATACAGACGGCCAAGGCGGGTCAGGGGCGCGAGGTCGAGTTGACCATCGAGGAGAAACTGCTGGCCCGTGGTCACGAGGATCGTATCGAGCGGGTCATCGGCCACCTGGTGCAGAACGCGCTCGACGCCACCGAAAGTGGCGGCCGCGTCTGGGTCCGGATGGCCCGCCAGGGCACACAGGCTCGCGTCGAGGTCGGCGATACGGGGCACGGGATGAGTCCCGAGTTCGTTCGTGAACGGCTGTTCAAGCCGTTCCAGACGACCAAGCCGACGGGGATGGGAATCGGCGCGTATGAGAGCTTCCAGTACGTCCATGAACTGGGCGGCAGGGTCTCGGTGGACAGCGCGGTCGATGTGGGCACTCAGGTGGACCTCTTGCTGCCGCTGTTCGAGGCGGGCAAGGCACTGAAGTCGGATGAATTGTCGGGGAAACAGGAATGA
- the prsR gene encoding PEP-CTERM-box response regulator transcription factor: MSAAKLPHLLIVEDDRALQKQIRWAFDQYETLGADDRETAMQLIRRYQPPVVTMDLGLPPDPDSVSEGFKLLEEILGLAPDTKVIVLTGQNDRANALRAIALGAYDFFAKPFEVEMLGLTIQRAFRLHELQKENERLQAMQQPDAMSGMITRDPDLLRVCRTIERVGVTDATVLLLGESGTGKELLARGLHESSPRRRERFVAINCAAIPDNLLESELFGYEKGAFTGAGKTTPGKIETANNGTLMLDEIGDLPHNLQAKLLRFLQERVIERIGGRNEIPVNVRIVCATHQNLQNLISEGRFREDLYYRLAEIVVNIPPLRARTGDAALLAHVFVRRFAAENARGAMSLREDALRVIEAHAWPGNVRELENCIKRAVIMADGNQITAADIGLGGATQAEETVLDLRNARDEAEKRVTIAALARADGNVVKAAELLGVSRPTLYDMMHRFGLK, translated from the coding sequence ATGAGCGCTGCGAAATTGCCGCACCTGCTGATCGTCGAGGATGACCGCGCCCTGCAGAAGCAGATCCGTTGGGCCTTCGATCAGTATGAGACGTTGGGTGCCGACGACCGCGAGACGGCGATGCAACTGATCCGCCGTTACCAGCCGCCGGTGGTGACGATGGATCTGGGCCTGCCGCCTGACCCGGACTCGGTGTCGGAGGGCTTCAAGCTGCTCGAAGAGATCCTGGGCCTCGCACCCGATACCAAGGTCATCGTGCTGACCGGCCAGAACGACCGCGCGAATGCCCTGCGGGCGATCGCCCTCGGCGCCTATGACTTCTTCGCCAAGCCGTTCGAGGTCGAAATGCTCGGCCTGACGATCCAGCGGGCATTCCGGCTGCACGAACTGCAGAAGGAGAATGAGCGGCTGCAGGCGATGCAGCAGCCGGATGCGATGTCGGGAATGATCACCCGTGACCCGGATCTGCTGCGCGTCTGCCGGACGATCGAACGCGTCGGCGTCACCGACGCGACCGTACTGCTGCTCGGCGAAAGCGGTACCGGCAAGGAGCTCCTGGCGCGTGGTCTGCACGAGTCGTCACCAAGGCGTCGCGAGCGCTTCGTCGCCATCAACTGCGCGGCGATTCCCGACAACCTGCTCGAAAGCGAACTCTTCGGCTACGAGAAGGGCGCCTTCACCGGTGCCGGCAAGACGACGCCGGGCAAGATCGAGACGGCCAACAACGGCACGCTGATGCTCGACGAGATCGGCGATCTGCCGCACAACCTGCAGGCGAAGCTGCTGCGCTTCCTGCAGGAGCGGGTGATCGAGAGGATTGGCGGGCGGAACGAGATTCCGGTCAATGTACGGATCGTCTGCGCCACGCACCAGAATCTGCAGAACCTGATCAGCGAGGGTCGTTTCCGCGAAGATCTGTATTACCGCTTGGCGGAGATTGTCGTGAACATACCGCCGCTGCGTGCCCGGACGGGCGACGCCGCGCTGCTGGCACACGTCTTCGTGCGGCGTTTCGCCGCCGAGAACGCTCGCGGTGCCATGAGCCTGCGCGAGGATGCGCTGCGTGTGATCGAGGCCCACGCCTGGCCGGGGAACGTTCGGGAACTCGAGAACTGCATCAAGCGGGCGGTGATCATGGCTGACGGCAATCAGATCACTGCCGCCGACATCGGCCTCGGTGGCGCGACACAGGCCGAGGAAACAGTGCTCGACTTGCGCAACGCGCGTGACGAGGCCGAGAAACGGGTGACGATCGCCGCTCTGGCGCGCGCCGACGGCAATGTCGTCAAGGCTGCCGAACTGCTCGGTGTCAGCCGCCCGACGCTGTACGATATGATGCACAGGTTTGGGCTCAAGTGA
- the prsT gene encoding XrtA/PEP-CTERM system TPR-repeat protein PrsT — translation MNTRNSVPALRKATASALLATLLLLGCGGGEKPADLLNQAKEALQKNDHKTAVIQLKNALQQDQQLAEARFLLARALLAGGDPAGAEVELRKAQELNYSVEQITPLLARTLLMMGQAEKVIKDLANAPLATAEARADLQTSIGQAYLLQDKPQQAEAAYAAALAAQPGYAPALIGEARLKATGGDLPGALAILDRGLQDSPRLYEAWQLKGDLLQAQGDGAGAMAAYRKAVEVKPDYLAGHAAIMRQQLAENQLDAAAQQLTTIKQFAANHPQTHYLTAMLAYQKKDYPAARDAILLMLRVVPENPLGLQLAGLIEYELKAYPQAEDYLLKALPKTPELGIARRVLIASYLRDGKPAKALALIEPVLGKIDKDSNMLALAGQVFLQNGQVEKAGEYFAKAAALDPQNAGKRTSLAMVNLARGDTDTAFRDLEQVAAADPGNRADLALITAHLQRRAFDPALKAIAALEKKQPENPLVHNLRGTALLGKRDVAGARKSFEQALALNAAYFPAAANLASLDMADKKPEEAKKRFEAVVAKDPKSTQGYLALAELRSRTGGKTEEVATLINRAIAANPQEPAPRLALIGLYLGKNEVKSALAAGQDAVAALPDRPEILDAAGRAQQAAQDYNQALATYGKLAALKPDLPLPYLRMAEIEVAAKNKPAALENLRKALQVQPNSLEAQRGIMMLELDAGRAAEAIAVAKEVQKQRPKEAIGYLFEGDAQAALKNWPAAIAAYRLGLKEAGGPDVAAKLHLALASSGNLSEADSFAAGWLKENVKDTRFRFYLAGHATARKDYATAARHYRVLLEAQPDNAIVLNNLAWVGAQTKDPKAMEYAEKANRLAPNQPAQMDTLAVLLMEKGDTQRALELFRQALDLAPQAAVIRVNYARALIKAGQKGEAKKQLDEVAKLGDKFPAQAEVAELQKGL, via the coding sequence ATGAATACTCGTAACTCCGTGCCTGCGCTGCGCAAGGCGACCGCCTCGGCACTGCTCGCCACTCTGCTCCTGCTGGGCTGCGGTGGTGGCGAGAAGCCCGCGGATCTGTTGAATCAGGCGAAGGAAGCACTGCAGAAGAACGACCACAAGACGGCGGTGATCCAGCTCAAGAACGCCTTGCAGCAGGATCAGCAACTCGCCGAAGCCCGTTTTCTGCTGGCCAGGGCGCTGCTTGCGGGTGGCGATCCGGCTGGTGCCGAGGTCGAGTTGCGCAAGGCGCAGGAACTCAACTACTCGGTCGAACAGATCACCCCCCTGCTGGCCCGCACACTGCTGATGATGGGCCAGGCGGAGAAGGTGATCAAGGATCTGGCCAACGCCCCGTTGGCGACCGCCGAGGCGAGGGCGGACCTGCAGACGTCGATTGGCCAGGCCTATCTGTTGCAGGACAAGCCGCAGCAGGCGGAGGCAGCCTATGCCGCGGCGTTGGCGGCGCAGCCGGGCTATGCGCCGGCACTGATCGGCGAGGCACGGCTGAAAGCCACCGGCGGCGACCTGCCCGGAGCGCTGGCGATACTTGACCGCGGACTGCAGGATTCGCCCAGGTTGTACGAAGCCTGGCAGCTCAAGGGTGATCTGCTGCAGGCTCAGGGCGACGGTGCGGGGGCGATGGCAGCCTATCGCAAGGCGGTCGAAGTCAAGCCGGACTATCTGGCGGGGCACGCTGCGATCATGCGCCAGCAACTGGCCGAGAATCAGCTCGATGCGGCCGCGCAGCAGCTGACGACGATCAAGCAGTTCGCCGCCAATCATCCGCAGACGCACTACCTGACGGCCATGCTGGCCTACCAGAAGAAGGACTATCCCGCCGCCCGGGACGCCATCCTGCTGATGTTGCGCGTCGTTCCGGAAAACCCGCTCGGTCTGCAACTGGCCGGCCTCATCGAATACGAACTCAAGGCCTACCCGCAGGCCGAGGACTACCTCCTGAAGGCGCTGCCGAAGACACCCGAACTCGGCATTGCCCGCCGCGTGTTGATTGCCAGTTACCTGCGTGACGGCAAGCCGGCGAAGGCCCTGGCGCTGATCGAGCCGGTTCTCGGCAAGATCGACAAGGATTCAAACATGCTGGCACTGGCCGGACAGGTGTTCCTGCAGAATGGCCAAGTCGAAAAGGCCGGCGAGTATTTCGCCAAGGCGGCGGCGCTCGATCCGCAGAATGCCGGCAAGCGGACTTCGCTGGCGATGGTCAATCTGGCCCGGGGCGATACCGACACGGCCTTCCGCGACCTCGAACAGGTGGCTGCCGCAGACCCCGGCAATCGCGCCGATCTGGCGCTGATCACGGCGCATCTGCAACGGCGGGCGTTCGACCCGGCGTTGAAGGCGATCGCCGCCCTGGAGAAGAAGCAGCCCGAGAACCCGCTGGTGCACAACCTGCGCGGCACGGCGCTGCTTGGCAAGCGCGATGTGGCGGGCGCCCGCAAGAGTTTCGAGCAGGCACTCGCACTGAACGCCGCCTACTTCCCGGCGGCGGCGAACCTGGCCAGCCTGGACATGGCGGACAAGAAACCCGAGGAGGCGAAGAAGCGCTTCGAGGCGGTTGTCGCCAAGGATCCGAAGAGTACGCAGGGATATCTCGCCCTGGCGGAGCTGCGCTCGAGGACCGGGGGCAAGACCGAGGAAGTCGCCACCCTGATCAACCGTGCGATCGCCGCGAACCCGCAGGAGCCCGCACCACGACTGGCGCTGATCGGCTTGTATCTGGGCAAGAACGAGGTCAAGAGTGCGTTGGCAGCCGGACAGGACGCGGTCGCCGCCTTGCCCGACCGGCCGGAGATCCTCGACGCGGCCGGACGCGCGCAGCAGGCGGCGCAGGACTACAATCAGGCGCTGGCGACCTATGGCAAACTGGCGGCCCTGAAACCCGATCTGCCGCTGCCCTATCTGCGCATGGCAGAGATCGAGGTGGCGGCCAAGAACAAGCCAGCTGCCCTGGAAAACCTCAGGAAGGCTCTGCAGGTGCAGCCGAATTCGCTCGAGGCACAGCGCGGGATCATGATGCTCGAGCTCGATGCCGGGCGGGCGGCCGAAGCCATTGCGGTGGCGAAGGAGGTCCAGAAGCAGCGGCCGAAGGAGGCGATCGGTTATCTCTTCGAGGGCGACGCGCAGGCTGCGCTGAAGAACTGGCCGGCAGCCATTGCCGCCTACCGTCTGGGGCTCAAGGAGGCTGGAGGTCCCGACGTGGCAGCCAAGCTGCATCTCGCATTGGCGAGCAGCGGCAACTTGAGCGAGGCGGACAGCTTCGCCGCCGGCTGGCTCAAGGAGAACGTCAAGGACACGCGTTTCCGCTTCTACCTGGCAGGCCACGCGACGGCACGCAAGGATTATGCGACTGCTGCCCGGCACTACCGCGTGCTGCTCGAGGCGCAGCCGGACAATGCGATCGTGCTCAACAATCTGGCCTGGGTGGGCGCCCAGACGAAGGACCCGAAGGCCATGGAGTATGCCGAGAAGGCGAACAGGCTGGCACCGAACCAGCCGGCACAGATGGATACCCTGGCGGTGCTGCTGATGGAAAAGGGCGACACGCAGCGGGCGCTCGAGCTGTTCCGCCAGGCACTGGACCTGGCGCCGCAGGCAGCGGTGATCCGCGTCAACTATGCGCGGGCGCTGATCAAGGCAGGCCAGAAGGGAGAAGCCAAGAAGCAGCTTGATGAGGTCGCCAAGCTGGGCGACAAGTTCCCGGCGCAGGCAGAGGTCGCGGAGTTGCAGAAGGGTCTGTAG
- a CDS encoding nucleotide sugar dehydrogenase: MTIVAVVGLGYVGLPLAVEFGKKMRTIGYDLSASKVAHYRRHVDPTGEVSSTDLAAAIHLEVGNDPTALAAADFVIVAVPTPVDPAHQPDFGPLIGSSEVVGRNLKRGATVVFESTVYPGATEEVCIPIIEKCSGMKWKQDFFVGYSPERINPGDKERTLTKIVKVVSGDTPETLERVRQMYASVITAGVFPASSIKVAEAAKVIENTQRDLNIALMNELAIIFDRVGIDTVEVLEAAGSKWNFLPFRPGLVGGHCIGVDPYYLTHKAEMLGYHPQVINAGRRINDGMGKFIAEQTVKQLIRNGWQVKGAPIIVLGLTFKEDCPDLRNSRVIDVIRELESYGARVIVHEPVADAAEARHEYGVELAPWDELPAAAAIVAAVAHRQFKERPLSDFVGKLQPGGVLTDVKSMFNEAQLVAHGVSVWRL, from the coding sequence ATGACTATTGTTGCTGTGGTGGGTCTCGGTTACGTCGGTTTGCCTCTCGCCGTCGAGTTCGGCAAGAAGATGCGGACCATCGGTTACGATCTGTCGGCGAGCAAGGTGGCGCACTATCGCCGCCACGTCGACCCGACCGGTGAGGTCAGCAGCACCGATCTCGCGGCGGCCATCCACCTCGAAGTCGGCAACGATCCGACGGCTCTGGCGGCGGCGGACTTCGTCATCGTTGCCGTACCGACGCCGGTCGACCCGGCGCACCAACCGGACTTCGGTCCGTTGATCGGCTCGTCGGAGGTGGTCGGGAGGAACCTCAAGCGTGGCGCGACCGTCGTCTTCGAGTCGACGGTGTATCCGGGCGCGACCGAGGAAGTGTGCATCCCGATCATCGAGAAGTGTTCCGGGATGAAATGGAAGCAGGACTTCTTCGTCGGTTACTCGCCCGAACGGATCAATCCGGGCGACAAGGAGCGGACGCTGACGAAAATCGTCAAGGTGGTCTCCGGTGACACCCCGGAAACCCTCGAGCGCGTTCGCCAGATGTACGCCAGCGTCATCACGGCCGGCGTCTTTCCGGCGTCGAGCATCAAGGTTGCCGAGGCTGCCAAGGTCATCGAGAACACCCAGCGCGACCTCAACATCGCCCTGATGAACGAACTGGCGATCATCTTCGATCGTGTCGGCATCGACACCGTCGAGGTCCTCGAGGCGGCGGGCAGCAAGTGGAACTTCCTGCCCTTCCGGCCGGGACTCGTCGGTGGTCACTGCATCGGCGTCGACCCCTATTACCTGACGCACAAGGCGGAGATGCTCGGCTATCACCCGCAGGTGATCAACGCCGGGCGGCGGATCAACGACGGCATGGGCAAGTTCATTGCCGAGCAGACGGTCAAGCAGTTGATTCGCAATGGCTGGCAGGTCAAGGGGGCACCGATCATCGTCCTTGGCCTGACCTTCAAGGAGGACTGTCCCGACCTGCGCAACTCGCGCGTCATCGACGTCATCCGCGAACTCGAGTCCTACGGTGCGCGCGTGATCGTGCATGAACCGGTGGCCGATGCAGCCGAGGCACGGCACGAGTACGGCGTCGAGCTGGCGCCGTGGGACGAGCTGCCGGCGGCAGCGGCGATTGTCGCTGCGGTTGCCCACCGCCAGTTCAAGGAGCGTCCGTTGTCCGATTTCGTCGGCAAGCTGCAGCCCGGCGGTGTGCTGACCGACGTCAAGAGCATGTTCAACGAAGCGCAGCTGGTGGCGCACGGGGTGAGCGTGTGGCGTCTGTGA